The window AGCATATTCTTTAAGTGTATCTGCCACAAAAGCACGTATATCCGATAAGTTCCTCAAATCACAGCTAAATACTTTCTTTGACATGATTTAATCTCTCCTTTGCTTGTGAAACTGTTTCAGTAATAATGACCAATTTGTCCAGCCCTAAAACTGTAAATACGTACAGTACTTCCCTACGTAAATTAGCAAATATCATCTCACCTTTTTTTCTACGAATAGGTTCTAAATAAGTGATAAAAACTCCTATGCCTGCACTAGAAATATAAGTGAGCTCACTTCCATCAAGAACGATGAGAGGTTGCTCATAATTTTTTACTACATAAGCTACCGCATTGTCTAAATCAATAGAAGAGTACGCGTCTACTTCTCCTATCGGCTTGATAATCACTACATTATCATCAACCGTAGTTTTGATGTTCATCTCTGTACTTTAATTACCTGTAACGTAAAATCGTCCGATAAAGTTGTGTTTTCTTTGAACTTATATACATCCTGTAAAATAGCATATTCTATGTCATACACATCTTTTTGTGCATTATCTAAGACTATTTTTTTCAGCCTTTCCAATCCATAGCATTGACCTTCAACATTTTGCGTTTCTGTAAGTCCGTCAGAATAAAAAACAAATATATCTCCTGTGTCATATTTTACAGAGCAAAGCACATTATTTTGGTCAAAAATCTCTCCCTTAACTAAACCTATCGCAAGCCCCCCTTGCGAAAGATAAACTGCTTCATGAGTTTTAGCATTGTAGTATAGAGGTGTAGTATGTCCTGCGCGAGCAAAATATAAAGTATCTTCATTAAGTCTAAACTGGGCATACAGTACTGTAATAAATACATGGCTCTCCATTGTTTGAGTGAGTATGTTATTTGTGATTTGTACCATTTTATTAGGCAAAATTAAAGGACTGTCAGGATAACAAAGAGTCTCATAAATACCTTTAAGTTCTACCATGTAAAAAGCAGCTGATGCACCTTTTCCGCTTACATCGCCCACACAGAAGTTAAGAATATTTTTCGCTTCGTTGTAATAGAAAGCATATAA of the Bacteroidia bacterium genome contains:
- a CDS encoding STAS domain-containing protein; translation: MNIKTTVDDNVVIIKPIGEVDAYSSIDLDNAVAYVVKNYEQPLIVLDGSELTYISSAGIGVFITYLEPIRRKKGEMIFANLRREVLYVFTVLGLDKLVIITETVSQAKERLNHVKESI